One genomic region from Sphingobacterium sp. UGAL515B_05 encodes:
- a CDS encoding trimeric intracellular cation channel family protein yields MITDANYFYLSDLLGTLFFAISGTLSAKRKDIDIFGAAFLGFVTAIGGGSMRDVFLNLRPVWVNDSNYLIAIFLGILIAIIFNKQLYGYYRTLTLFDAIGISFFTILGVQKSLNYESNTYAAIIFGMFTAVCGGMTRDVLLNETPLIFKKEVYATACLGGGLMYILLVHLDLDISWAAFIGAAVVFLIRMTAVKYRLYLPRLD; encoded by the coding sequence ATGATTACTGATGCCAACTATTTTTATCTAAGCGATTTGCTTGGCACCTTATTTTTTGCAATATCAGGAACCCTATCGGCAAAACGTAAAGATATTGATATTTTTGGGGCAGCCTTTTTAGGCTTTGTGACAGCCATTGGCGGCGGATCGATGCGGGATGTATTTTTGAATCTGCGCCCGGTATGGGTCAATGACAGCAATTACCTCATCGCTATTTTCCTCGGGATTTTAATTGCCATTATCTTCAATAAACAATTGTATGGCTATTATCGTACATTGACCCTTTTTGATGCCATCGGAATTAGCTTTTTTACTATCCTTGGGGTACAAAAATCACTCAACTACGAAAGCAACACCTATGCTGCCATTATCTTTGGAATGTTCACCGCAGTATGTGGGGGGATGACACGCGATGTCCTACTTAATGAAACACCGCTCATCTTTAAAAAAGAAGTATATGCTACGGCCTGTTTAGGTGGTGGCCTAATGTATATCTTGCTGGTACATCTTGATCTCGATATTTCCTGGGCGGCTTTTATCGGAGCAGCTGTTGTATTTTTGATACGGATGACTGCCGTTAAATATCGTTTATATTTACCTCGTTTAGATTGA
- a CDS encoding Pycsar system effector family protein produces the protein MIDYAQLLKQVEEYAETYITENISVCHCFHNTIHTRSVVRAAEEISSHYKLGEEDHFIVISAAYFHDLGYVKSDNAIGHEKISVEIALNFLQDKGIPEAIQEKIKGCILATRMPQDPKNLLEQILCDADLFHFGNEDFVNRNKLMKAEAEAVLGKEIDKDVWRAGTIKLLKSHHYHTEYAQQKLNAKKEMNLEELEKKQEKSISKNKESKKEGKKEKEKGGKPERGIETMFRITSSNNQRLSDMADNKANILLTVNSIILSVVIAVLFRKLDANEHLIIPTIILTTAVVATMVMAILSTIPKIPSGKFSKEEIKQKSVNLLFFGNFYKMKLDDYNEGMQKVMVDSEFLYGMLTKDVYSQGVVLGRKYKLLRYAYGIFMFGLVISVVSFVFATIF, from the coding sequence ATGATAGATTATGCTCAGCTTTTAAAACAGGTAGAAGAATATGCTGAAACTTATATTACAGAAAATATTTCAGTTTGCCATTGTTTTCACAATACAATACACACACGTTCTGTTGTCCGTGCTGCGGAGGAGATATCATCGCACTATAAACTAGGAGAGGAGGATCACTTTATCGTTATTAGTGCTGCCTACTTTCATGACCTTGGCTACGTTAAATCTGATAATGCCATCGGTCATGAGAAGATCAGTGTTGAAATTGCGCTCAATTTTCTCCAGGACAAAGGAATACCGGAAGCCATACAAGAAAAAATCAAAGGCTGCATTTTAGCAACGAGAATGCCTCAGGATCCAAAAAACCTGCTGGAACAAATTCTCTGTGACGCGGACCTATTTCATTTTGGGAATGAGGATTTCGTTAACAGAAACAAACTCATGAAAGCCGAAGCCGAAGCAGTACTCGGGAAGGAGATCGATAAAGACGTATGGCGGGCGGGCACAATCAAACTATTAAAGAGCCATCATTACCATACTGAATATGCGCAACAAAAGCTTAATGCCAAAAAGGAGATGAATCTAGAAGAACTGGAGAAAAAACAGGAGAAATCCATCTCAAAAAATAAAGAAAGTAAAAAAGAAGGCAAGAAAGAAAAGGAGAAAGGCGGTAAGCCAGAACGTGGGATAGAAACGATGTTCCGGATTACGTCCTCAAACAATCAGCGATTAAGCGACATGGCAGACAATAAGGCCAACATCTTATTAACGGTCAATTCCATTATCCTTTCCGTCGTGATTGCTGTCTTATTTCGGAAATTAGATGCCAACGAGCACCTTATTATCCCAACAATTATCTTAACAACGGCCGTGGTAGCAACCATGGTCATGGCAATACTATCAACAATACCCAAAATTCCCTCTGGCAAATTCTCAAAGGAGGAAATCAAACAAAAATCCGTCAATCTGCTCTTTTTTGGGAACTTTTACAAGATGAAACTCGACGACTACAACGAGGGCATGCAGAAGGTAATGGTCGATTCGGAATTTCTATATGGTATGCTCACTAAGGATGTTTATTCGCAAGGTGTGGTATTAGGCCGAAAATACAAACTTCTACGATACGCATATGGAATTTTTATGTTTGGCCTTGTTATATCCGTTGTTTCTTTTGTCTTCGCAACCATATTTTAA
- the ppk1 gene encoding polyphosphate kinase 1, whose amino-acid sequence MKKKDLYINRDISWLSFNDRVLDQAGRQEVPLLEKLQFLAIFSSNLDEFYRVRMPVLMAWKKIMKQTPGELIPNIDIGTYKKASKTINKQQGKFGLILADIIQELAKEDILFIYNQAIPTEIEDLAAQYFFSTIASYLQIIPIEDTSFFPVNNQLYFAVTDDNTGAVYFLNVPSNHIGRFFTCETNGNKYVLLIDDIIKAFFPEAIRNTSLNFYSFKITRDAELNLQDEFEGDIAQKIETEVNKRDLGYATRFLFQPNLPKQLIETLATLFDLRKSSIVEGGNYHNLKDLFSFPIKIAEHSYPKQLQINTNQNFKESIFDQIDREDLLICTPYESFDPILRFFNEAAIDPTVDEIYTTLYRIAGDSHIAQALATAAKNGKKVNVFVELKARFDEANNIHWARLMKEQGVKITYSIPNLKVHAKIALVKRKQGRESALLGTGNLNEKTAKVYTDYFLITSNKLLTNELSMLFEFLPARRKPHSPNELRFSHLLIAQFNLKHTFLSLIDQAIQAAKAGDTATIKIKLNNLEEESLINKLYEASRAGVKLQLLVRGICRLKPQVPGLSDNIVVKRIVGRYLEHGRIFIFQYQAQSNVYLGSSDWMNRNIYRRIETCFPLLDLTLAYQIQELFDIQFADDTEATFLDEHGQNQAIETQQKNVSQQQIFNYLKGKMKK is encoded by the coding sequence ATGAAGAAGAAAGATCTTTATATCAACAGAGACATCAGCTGGCTGTCGTTCAATGATAGGGTACTTGACCAAGCTGGTCGCCAGGAGGTCCCTTTATTGGAAAAACTACAGTTTCTCGCTATTTTCTCATCCAATCTGGATGAATTTTATCGGGTTAGAATGCCTGTACTGATGGCTTGGAAAAAAATAATGAAGCAAACTCCTGGAGAGCTCATTCCGAACATAGATATTGGGACGTATAAAAAAGCATCAAAAACCATCAACAAACAACAGGGAAAATTTGGCCTAATACTAGCTGATATTATCCAAGAATTAGCAAAAGAAGATATACTCTTTATTTACAATCAAGCTATTCCAACGGAAATAGAAGATTTGGCAGCTCAATACTTCTTTAGTACAATTGCCTCCTACCTCCAAATTATCCCAATTGAGGATACTTCTTTTTTTCCGGTCAACAACCAGCTGTACTTCGCCGTTACAGACGACAATACTGGAGCGGTATACTTTCTAAATGTTCCTTCAAATCATATTGGTCGCTTTTTCACCTGTGAGACCAATGGGAATAAATATGTCTTGCTCATAGATGATATTATCAAAGCATTTTTTCCTGAAGCCATAAGAAATACATCATTAAATTTCTATTCCTTTAAAATCACAAGGGATGCGGAATTAAATCTCCAAGATGAATTTGAGGGTGATATTGCCCAAAAAATCGAGACGGAAGTCAATAAACGTGACCTTGGCTATGCGACACGCTTTCTATTCCAGCCAAATCTGCCAAAACAGTTGATAGAAACACTGGCAACACTATTTGATCTGCGGAAAAGTAGCATTGTCGAAGGCGGAAACTACCACAATCTCAAGGATCTATTTTCATTTCCGATTAAAATAGCGGAACATTCTTATCCAAAACAGCTGCAAATTAATACGAATCAGAATTTTAAGGAATCTATCTTTGACCAAATAGACCGAGAGGATCTGTTAATCTGTACTCCCTATGAATCGTTCGACCCCATACTGCGTTTTTTTAACGAGGCGGCGATAGATCCAACCGTAGACGAGATTTACACAACCTTATACCGTATCGCCGGTGATTCACATATTGCACAAGCACTCGCTACCGCAGCAAAAAATGGAAAAAAAGTCAATGTATTTGTCGAATTGAAAGCGCGCTTTGATGAAGCAAATAATATACATTGGGCTCGATTGATGAAAGAACAGGGGGTAAAAATTACCTATAGTATCCCCAATTTAAAAGTACACGCCAAAATAGCGCTGGTCAAACGCAAACAAGGTCGTGAAAGTGCATTGCTAGGTACAGGAAATCTAAATGAAAAAACGGCGAAGGTCTACACAGACTACTTCCTCATCACCTCAAATAAGCTATTAACCAACGAATTATCTATGCTATTCGAGTTTTTACCAGCCCGGAGAAAACCCCATAGTCCAAATGAGCTGCGTTTTAGTCATCTACTGATTGCACAGTTCAACCTCAAACATACATTTTTATCCCTGATCGACCAGGCCATCCAAGCTGCTAAGGCCGGAGACACAGCTACAATAAAAATTAAATTAAACAATCTGGAAGAAGAATCGTTAATCAATAAATTGTATGAAGCAAGCCGGGCAGGGGTAAAACTGCAGTTATTGGTTAGAGGAATCTGTAGACTAAAACCACAAGTACCTGGATTGAGCGACAACATTGTCGTGAAACGGATTGTAGGACGATATTTAGAACATGGCAGAATATTTATTTTTCAATATCAAGCCCAAAGCAACGTGTATCTAGGCTCTTCAGACTGGATGAACCGCAATATCTACCGACGTATAGAAACTTGCTTTCCGCTGTTGGATCTGACATTAGCATATCAAATACAGGAGCTGTTCGATATTCAGTTTGCGGACGACACCGAAGCAACTTTCCTGGATGAACATGGGCAAAATCAGGCAATAGAAACACAACAGAAGAATGTTTCTCAGCAACAAATCTTTAATTATTTGAAAGGTAAAATGAAAAAATAG
- the coaBC gene encoding bifunctional phosphopantothenoylcysteine decarboxylase/phosphopantothenate--cysteine ligase CoaBC — protein sequence MALAGKNIVIAVCGSIAAYKIATLIRLLVKADAQVNVIMSKEATAFITPLTLSTLSKNPVLIDYYQPNTGEWNNHVEIALKADYILVAPATANTLAKMANGFCDNLLTAVYLSAKCPVLFAPAMDLDMWKHPSTQSNINKLISYGNTLIPPGKGELASGLVGEGRLAEPEEILDFLVKFSEGNLPLAGKKALVSAGPTYEAIDPVRFIGNHSSGKMGYAIAGQLKVLGADVTLVSGPSALKIPEGVHAISVTSAAEMLNACEAHFEAADIVVMSAAVADYTPVKVATQKIKKKESEFSIELKKTTDILATLGAKKKENQLLVGFALETNNELENAKDKLVRKNLDFIVLNSMQDKGAGFATDTNKVTIIDRSGNTHEFSLKSKEEVAKDICSIIISLS from the coding sequence ATGGCTTTAGCTGGGAAAAATATTGTAATTGCTGTATGCGGCAGTATTGCCGCATACAAGATTGCAACCCTCATTCGGCTGTTGGTAAAAGCAGATGCCCAGGTTAACGTAATCATGTCAAAAGAAGCGACAGCCTTTATCACCCCGCTTACGCTTTCTACACTCTCCAAAAATCCTGTTTTAATAGATTACTATCAGCCCAATACGGGGGAATGGAATAATCATGTCGAAATTGCACTAAAAGCGGATTACATTTTAGTCGCACCAGCGACAGCAAATACACTTGCTAAGATGGCCAATGGATTTTGCGACAACCTCCTTACTGCTGTATATCTATCCGCTAAATGTCCGGTGCTGTTCGCTCCAGCAATGGATTTAGATATGTGGAAACACCCTTCTACACAATCCAATATCAATAAACTTATTTCTTATGGTAATACCCTAATTCCTCCGGGAAAAGGGGAGCTGGCCAGTGGCTTAGTGGGTGAGGGACGTTTGGCGGAACCAGAAGAAATACTGGATTTCTTAGTTAAGTTTTCGGAGGGAAACTTGCCCTTAGCAGGAAAGAAAGCGTTGGTATCTGCAGGACCAACTTATGAAGCTATAGACCCTGTTCGTTTCATTGGTAATCATTCTAGTGGAAAAATGGGTTATGCTATCGCCGGACAACTTAAGGTACTTGGAGCAGATGTGACCTTAGTTTCGGGGCCAAGTGCCTTAAAAATACCTGAAGGTGTACATGCAATCTCAGTAACCTCGGCGGCAGAGATGTTAAATGCCTGCGAAGCGCATTTTGAAGCGGCAGATATCGTTGTGATGAGCGCTGCTGTGGCAGATTATACACCGGTTAAGGTCGCCACCCAAAAAATAAAAAAGAAAGAAAGCGAATTTTCCATCGAACTGAAGAAAACAACAGATATTTTGGCCACTTTAGGCGCTAAAAAGAAAGAGAATCAATTGCTCGTTGGATTTGCATTGGAAACCAATAATGAGCTTGAGAATGCGAAAGACAAATTAGTTCGGAAAAACCTGGATTTTATTGTGCTTAATTCCATGCAGGATAAAGGAGCTGGATTTGCAACCGATACCAATAAAGTCACTATAATCGATCGATCGGGAAATACCCATGAGTTTAGTCTAAAATCCAAAGAAGAAGTTGCAAAAGATATCTGTTCAATTATCATCAGCCTTTCTTAA
- a CDS encoding GAF domain-containing protein, translated as MEIKKVQLTTAKTANTYDGRLDFEPFFKYLESFIENGTSSDDMIPLFALERIKEIEHLNGKLCKHNLNAYKDILQLIYSLSVSLLDTAPKRYWALTTALAEEAFYGTEAFFDLASHQLVEQEIQGKMPTGSLLTNQEKLFYTLIFERLYGFSSNENSSIVYHQLNDKGEIVDYYDLDIDFKFVEIKAKKTLPALDIGRLSENPSDSLFDWNTVINTVKLEDFELSGFSIVTFRKTSTEHILRRIQSILLDLPTYNYHLFLADLEKIITPLLKGADTVFSLFPLFQLNGVPFFDYSINNKSILIAEAYSANKPFKINPELAGYLKHPHVIFYTNNETNGLRNTTSIFDERIGHSGVTTYLCIPLIHNHSLSGILEIYSREQDQLDNETMQALSSLVPLLSQLSQDITLEFKKRIDDIIINRFTTIQPSVQWKFNHIAAQYIQELENDSPDAHIKAVVFEEVYPLYGAVDVKDSTIIRNASILKDFSFKVKQLAMLIDELSLDGKHKLIMTFSARVDQITESLDRISFDESMVKIIEFFRKDVQPFLEEARKQFPSKIEVIEHYAKHFFTNRETGEFYRNEFETSLRQINQLIGKELDHFNSFIQGNYPSYFQKFRTDGIEYDIYIGESITPQQPFSYEFINVFRRQQIISMARIALKAYHAKDILPLALETTQLIFINPHSIDISFREDERRFDVEGSLNIRYEIIKKRIDKIRIKRTKERLTQVNKIAIVYLSDEILEDLMLSIKAIYDMGIIEHAIEHLKLEDVQGIAGLKAIRLSVNLNYQDFS; from the coding sequence ATGGAGATAAAGAAAGTACAACTCACAACGGCGAAAACGGCCAATACGTATGATGGCAGGCTAGACTTTGAACCATTTTTCAAATACCTGGAGTCTTTTATTGAAAATGGCACTTCATCGGATGACATGATTCCTTTGTTTGCGCTGGAACGCATCAAAGAAATAGAGCATCTCAACGGTAAACTCTGCAAGCATAACCTCAATGCCTATAAAGATATTCTGCAATTGATTTATAGCCTCTCCGTATCGTTGCTTGACACTGCTCCAAAAAGATATTGGGCACTCACAACAGCCCTAGCAGAAGAAGCCTTCTATGGCACGGAAGCCTTTTTCGACCTAGCTAGTCATCAGCTTGTGGAGCAAGAAATTCAAGGGAAGATGCCTACCGGCAGCCTTCTTACTAATCAAGAAAAGCTCTTTTATACTCTCATCTTCGAGCGGCTCTATGGCTTTTCTTCCAATGAGAACAGCAGTATTGTTTACCATCAACTCAATGATAAGGGGGAGATCGTCGATTATTACGATTTGGACATCGATTTCAAATTTGTGGAGATCAAGGCAAAAAAAACATTGCCTGCCCTTGATATAGGACGATTATCGGAAAATCCGAGTGATTCGCTTTTTGATTGGAACACCGTTATCAATACTGTTAAACTGGAAGATTTTGAATTATCGGGCTTTAGTATTGTAACCTTCAGAAAGACCAGTACGGAACATATTTTACGCCGTATTCAGTCCATTCTTTTGGACTTGCCGACATACAATTATCATCTCTTTTTAGCTGATTTAGAGAAAATCATTACACCGCTATTAAAAGGGGCTGATACCGTGTTTAGTTTATTTCCGTTATTCCAATTAAATGGGGTACCATTTTTCGATTATTCAATCAACAATAAGAGCATCTTGATTGCCGAAGCGTATTCCGCAAATAAACCCTTCAAGATCAATCCTGAACTTGCGGGCTACCTAAAACATCCGCATGTGATCTTTTATACCAATAATGAAACGAATGGCCTCCGAAATACCACATCCATTTTTGACGAGCGGATTGGCCACTCGGGCGTAACGACCTATCTGTGTATTCCACTTATCCATAATCATTCCCTCTCAGGCATATTGGAAATATACAGCCGTGAACAAGATCAGCTCGACAATGAGACAATGCAAGCCTTAAGTTCTTTGGTCCCGCTTTTATCACAATTATCTCAGGATATTACGCTAGAATTTAAAAAACGTATCGACGATATCATCATCAACCGATTTACGACCATACAGCCTTCGGTTCAGTGGAAATTTAACCATATAGCGGCCCAGTATATCCAGGAACTGGAAAACGACAGCCCGGATGCACATATCAAAGCGGTTGTATTTGAAGAAGTCTATCCGCTCTATGGTGCTGTCGATGTCAAAGACTCCACTATCATAAGAAACGCCTCCATTCTGAAAGACTTTAGCTTCAAGGTCAAACAGCTCGCAATGCTTATTGATGAACTCTCTTTAGATGGAAAACACAAGTTGATCATGACTTTTTCAGCACGTGTTGATCAAATTACAGAATCTCTTGACCGTATTTCGTTTGATGAGTCTATGGTCAAGATTATTGAGTTTTTTAGAAAAGATGTACAGCCATTTTTAGAAGAAGCCAGAAAGCAATTTCCGTCAAAAATAGAGGTGATTGAACATTACGCGAAGCATTTTTTCACCAATCGAGAAACCGGTGAATTTTATAGGAATGAATTTGAAACTTCTTTACGCCAGATCAATCAATTGATCGGTAAGGAACTAGACCATTTCAATAGCTTTATCCAGGGGAATTACCCATCGTATTTTCAGAAATTCAGGACAGACGGTATTGAATATGACATTTATATCGGCGAATCCATTACGCCACAACAGCCATTTAGCTACGAATTTATCAATGTATTTAGGCGTCAGCAAATTATTTCTATGGCAAGAATTGCGCTGAAAGCTTACCATGCGAAGGATATTCTGCCTCTGGCTTTAGAAACAACACAATTGATTTTTATCAATCCACATAGCATTGATATCAGCTTCCGGGAAGATGAACGGAGGTTTGATGTAGAGGGATCACTCAATATCCGTTATGAAATAATCAAAAAAAGGATAGACAAAATTCGGATAAAGCGAACCAAAGAACGACTTACCCAGGTCAATAAAATTGCTATTGTCTATTTATCGGATGAAATCCTGGAGGACCTCATGTTGAGTATAAAGGCAATATACGACATGGGCATCATTGAGCATGCCATCGAACATTTAAAATTGGAGGATGTACAGGGAATCGCGGGTTTGAAAGCTATTCGCCTTTCGGTGAATCTAAACTATCAAGATTTCTCCTAA
- the def gene encoding peptide deformylase: MKLPIVAYGDPVLRKVAEEIDEDYPDLKKLIDDMFDTMYAAHGVGLAAPQVGLPIRMFVIDATPFAEDDEENKEMLQSFKKVFINPIMVEESGEKWAFGEGCLSIPDINEDVLRHRNIRINYLDENFEEHEVDLTGLAARVVQHEYDHIEGKLFTDKLSALKKTMLKGRLDAISKGNIRVSYKMKFPQQKKKR; encoded by the coding sequence ATGAAACTTCCGATAGTGGCGTATGGCGATCCTGTATTAAGAAAGGTCGCTGAAGAAATAGATGAAGACTATCCAGATTTAAAAAAATTGATTGATGATATGTTCGACACCATGTATGCAGCTCATGGTGTTGGGTTGGCGGCTCCGCAGGTAGGCTTGCCGATACGTATGTTCGTTATCGATGCAACTCCTTTTGCGGAAGATGATGAAGAAAACAAAGAAATGCTCCAATCGTTCAAAAAAGTTTTTATTAACCCGATCATGGTTGAAGAATCTGGTGAGAAGTGGGCTTTCGGAGAAGGCTGCCTGAGTATTCCAGATATTAATGAGGATGTATTGCGTCACCGAAATATTCGTATCAATTACCTGGACGAGAACTTTGAAGAACACGAAGTGGATCTAACAGGTTTGGCGGCTCGTGTGGTACAGCACGAATATGATCATATTGAAGGAAAGCTCTTTACCGATAAATTGAGTGCGTTGAAAAAGACGATGTTGAAAGGTCGTTTGGATGCCATCTCGAAAGGAAATATTCGCGTAAGTTATAAAATGAAATTTCCTCAACAAAAGAAAAAGCGTTAG
- a CDS encoding DNA-directed RNA polymerase subunit omega, which produces MSQKNNNSIPNSTVTRDLRQLDKGTDNLYESIVVISKRANQIAVDIKEELNGKLAEFASNNDNLEEVFENREQIEISKHYERMPKPTLVAIDEFLHDKVYYRNPSKEQD; this is translated from the coding sequence ATGAGTCAAAAAAATAACAATTCAATTCCAAACTCTACAGTTACACGTGACTTGAGACAATTGGACAAAGGCACAGACAATCTCTATGAATCTATTGTAGTTATTTCTAAACGCGCGAACCAAATTGCAGTAGACATTAAAGAAGAATTGAACGGAAAACTTGCAGAATTTGCAAGTAACAACGATAACTTAGAAGAGGTATTCGAAAATCGTGAGCAAATAGAGATTTCAAAACATTACGAACGCATGCCGAAGCCTACTTTGGTTGCAATTGATGAATTTTTACACGATAAAGTGTACTACAGAAATCCTTCAAAAGAGCAGGACTAA
- a CDS encoding methyltransferase RsmF C-terminal domain-like protein, translating into MSNFLPNSLVKKLGVNPLFDTDAFIKIHEEGIRATAIRLNPNKLEDCPFPNAGRVPWCNMAYYLQDRPVFTLDPLFHAGAYYPQDASSMFIDHIIQHLKLHTDSIRALDLCGAPGGKSTLLNSSLHPESLLVANEIIKTRVTILQDNLMKWGNANTVTTNNDPAAFNRLPGYFDLIVVDAPCSGSGMFRKDTDAIEEWSEANVKLCSERQQRILAESLATLKKGGYLFYSTCSYSPEENEDIVDWLLDSGDFESVEVAIEEHWGIDHTNSNKHRAHGYRFYPHKLGGEGFFIAVLKKVGEQETFNRKRNKPEKSDVPKGILDNWISDSASFHTFLHHEDVYIFPKMYEHDLKYLQNVLYLKNAGTNVGKLNRKELIPSHALALSNHLTKGFQSMELSLEEARNYLRKENVVVDMIGESLQGWTIASFKDKPLGWMKVLTNRINNYYPKELRIVNL; encoded by the coding sequence ATGAGTAATTTTCTGCCAAATTCTTTAGTGAAAAAGTTAGGAGTGAATCCGTTATTTGATACTGATGCATTTATTAAGATACATGAGGAAGGTATTCGGGCGACGGCAATACGCCTAAACCCTAATAAATTAGAAGATTGTCCGTTTCCTAATGCAGGGCGAGTTCCCTGGTGCAATATGGCTTATTATCTTCAGGATCGTCCAGTATTTACATTAGACCCTTTATTTCATGCCGGAGCTTATTATCCACAGGATGCTTCTTCCATGTTCATAGATCATATTATTCAGCATTTAAAGTTACATACAGATAGTATTCGGGCATTGGATTTATGTGGTGCTCCAGGAGGAAAATCAACATTATTAAACAGTAGCTTACATCCGGAATCGCTCTTGGTTGCGAATGAAATTATTAAGACTAGGGTTACAATCCTGCAAGATAACCTAATGAAATGGGGTAATGCTAACACAGTAACTACAAATAATGACCCAGCGGCGTTTAATCGCCTTCCTGGATATTTCGATTTGATAGTTGTTGATGCCCCTTGTTCTGGATCAGGCATGTTTAGAAAAGATACCGATGCCATAGAAGAATGGTCTGAGGCTAATGTTAAGCTTTGTAGTGAAAGACAACAGCGGATTTTGGCCGAAAGTTTGGCTACGTTGAAAAAGGGTGGATATTTGTTCTACTCAACCTGTTCTTACTCTCCAGAGGAAAATGAGGATATCGTCGATTGGCTATTGGATAGTGGTGATTTCGAATCTGTTGAGGTAGCTATTGAAGAGCATTGGGGAATTGACCATACAAATTCTAATAAGCATCGTGCACACGGTTATCGATTTTACCCGCATAAATTAGGTGGAGAGGGCTTTTTTATTGCTGTCCTTAAGAAGGTTGGTGAGCAGGAAACATTCAATAGAAAGCGAAATAAACCGGAGAAATCAGATGTACCCAAAGGAATTTTAGATAATTGGATTTCGGATAGTGCTAGTTTTCATACTTTTCTTCATCATGAGGATGTATATATTTTCCCAAAAATGTACGAGCATGATCTAAAGTACCTACAAAATGTACTTTATCTTAAGAACGCTGGAACAAATGTGGGAAAGCTCAACAGGAAAGAGTTAATACCAAGCCACGCACTGGCTTTGAGTAATCATTTGACCAAAGGCTTTCAATCGATGGAATTATCGCTTGAAGAAGCACGTAATTACCTTAGAAAGGAAAATGTAGTTGTGGATATGATCGGCGAAAGTCTCCAAGGATGGACAATAGCAAGTTTTAAAGATAAACCTTTGGGCTGGATGAAGGTGTTGACCAATCGAATCAATAACTATTACCCAAAAGAATTGAGGATTGTAAATTTGTAA
- a CDS encoding SRPBCC domain-containing protein, with the protein MKEFKKYAIIPATPEELYLALTTEITARLWTGDLVSIDATVNGEFSLWDSAITGRFLELEPSTKIVQEWYFGETDTPSIVTLKLHEHKKGTSLEIRQTNIPDEDFENISDGWEDPYVSSLIDFYTEED; encoded by the coding sequence ATGAAAGAATTCAAGAAATATGCTATTATTCCTGCAACTCCAGAGGAGCTGTATCTTGCATTAACGACCGAAATTACCGCGCGTCTTTGGACAGGCGACCTTGTGTCAATAGACGCTACTGTCAATGGGGAATTCTCTTTGTGGGATAGTGCTATAACTGGCCGATTCTTGGAACTGGAACCATCGACAAAAATTGTACAGGAATGGTATTTCGGTGAAACAGACACCCCTTCCATTGTCACACTAAAACTGCATGAACATAAAAAAGGAACATCCTTGGAAATTAGACAGACAAATATACCCGATGAAGACTTCGAAAACATTTCGGATGGGTGGGAAGATCCTTATGTCTCATCGTTGATCGACTTTTATACTGAAGAAGACTAA